The DNA region ttcctcaggaggatgatctgggagggtttgacggatgttgaactcacggcccacttcatcaatctgcaagactaagatgtcttcttgagcatggcccatttgtgtgtgtttgccccccatccctctaaccatttcccatctgtgtacctgcccaaatttattttaaaatattttatttttacctgtttctacagcgtctgagggcaaattccatttaccaacctccctctctgtgagaatgttacccgatagaccactcagaaaaatttcccgtctcactttcaatctgaggcgtctggatctgtactcccatttcttggaaaaagaaacgttatttaagccccttatgaattatttacctcgataaggggtcatacctgaacatcctacactacagctgaatagcccaagcccccggtcctggtaacatcctcctgaagcctcctgtccagtgtaatgacatcctccccatattcgggaaccggaaatgcagacaatgctccaagtgtggtctatcatcgacatcaaaggccttggtgaatttcatgtggacagtgtggaataggctgatgaatacaggactgaaggtgtttttttagattgggacaagaagggcggcgtgggagctaaattctgaaggaaggaagtttttttaattctgattctgattctgattagagaaaatgaagagatgatagacaggagctacagggaggtagtcattcctaggctacaggggtcagaaaactgggtgactgtcaggagagggaagggaaatgcctggatagtggagagcacccctgtggctgcccccctcagcaacaagtatatcgtttcggatgctgttgagggggatgacctgacaggggacggccacggtgaccgggtctctggcactgagcctggcgctgttgtgcaggagggaaggagggagaagaggaatgcggtagtcataggggattccatagtcaggggaacagacaggagattctgtgagcctgatagagatacccgcatggtgtgctgcctcccaggtgccagggtacgggatgtctcggatcgggtccaggatattctgaagggagagggcgagtagccagctgtcttggtacatgttggtaccaatgacatagagaggaaaagggaggaggtcctgaagagagatttccgggagttaggaaggaagctgagaagcaggacctccagggtagtaatctcaggattgctacctgtgccacgtgctagcgagggcaagaatagtaggatcaggctgatgaatgcgtggctgagagactggtgcagggggcagggcttcagattcttggatcattgggatctcttcagggggaagtattacctgttcaaaaaggacgggttacacctgaaccatagcgggaatgtttaatagagctgttagggagggtttaaactaatttggcagggagatggtaAACCGGAATGGTAAAGTGgaagagggggaaaacagaaataaatctaagatagtgagtaggaaagatgtcaggaaggacaggcaggtgatggggcaaatttgcagccattgggatgagttgcagtgcaatcaaaacaaagagtaccaaatactggacttaaggtgttatacttaaatacacacagcataaggaataaagtggatgatcttgtcgtacagctacagattggcaggtataattttgtggccatcactctGACGtcgctaaaggatgcatgtctctgagagctgaacgtccaaggatacacggtgtatcggaaggataggcaggtaggcagagggggtggcgtggctttattggcaagaaatgatattaaatcattagaaagaggtgacataggatcggaatgtgcagaatctttctgggttgagctaagaaatagcagggataaaaggaccctgatggcagttatctacaggcctcctaacagctgcaatgaggtggactacaaattacaacaggaaatagaaaaggcttgccagaagggcagtgttatgataattgtgggggattttaacatgcgagtggattgggaaaatcagatcgacactggatctcaagacagagaatttgtagaatgtctacgagatggtttttctgaacagcttgttgttgagcccactaggggatcagaggtactggattggatattgtgtaatgaaccagaggtgattagagagattgaggtgaaggaaccgttaggagacagtgattgtaacatgattgagttcactgtgaaatttgagaaagagaagccgaaatccgatgtgtcgatatttcagtggagtaaaggagattacagtggcacgagagaggaactggccaaatttgactggaaagggacactaacgggaaggacggcagagcagcagtggctggagtttatgcgagaagtgaggaaggtgcaagacagatatattccaaaaaagaagaaattttcgaatggaaaaaggatgcgaccgtggatgacaagagaagtgaaagccaaagtaaatgcaacggagagggcattcaaggaagcaaaaattagtgtgaagacagaggattgggaagtttttaaaagcttacaaaaggaaactacgatggccattaagagggaaaagatgatctataaaaggaagctggcaaataatatcaaagaagatacttaaagctttttcaagtatataaagagtaaaaaacggGTGAGAGTGGAGAAagcaccgatagaaaatgatgctggagaaattgtaatgggagataatgagatggctgaggaactgaacgagtacttgcatcagtcctcactgaggaagatatcagcagtataccggacactcaagggtgtcagggaagagaagcgtgcgcagtcacaattacgacagagaaagtactgaggaagctgaatagtctaagggtagataaatctccaggaccagatggaatgcacccttgtgttttgaaggaagtagctgtggagatcgcggaggcattagcaatgatctttcaaaagtcaatagattctggcatggttccggaggagtggaagattgtaaatgccactctggtatttaataaaggggcaaggaagcaaaatgtaaattatagacctgttagcttgagaaatggttgggaggtttctggagtcaattgtcaaggatgaggttacggagtcatatgacaagacaggccaaactcagcatggtttccttaaaggaaaatcctgcctgacaaacaagataagagcccatggaattacgggaaatttacatatgtggatagatcgTTGgcggattggcaggaaacagagagtgggaataaaggatcccattctggttgtctgccggttaccagtggtgttccacaggggtccgtgttggggccgtttctttttacgttgtatatcaacgatttggattatggaatagatggctttgtggctaagtttgttgatgatacgaagataggtggagggaacggtagtgctgaggaaacagagtctgcagagagacttggatagattaggagaatggtcaaagaagtggcaaatgaaatacaatgttgaaaagtgtatggtcatgcacgttggtagaagaagtaaacgggctgactattatttaaatggagagagaattcaaaattctgagatgtgttacgaaccccgtaactgggtcacttaccagcaaagatagagaggtcggttgaagtctgatggtactatttttaaacagtatttattggtaaaaatacacaaaaataatatcaatgcaaacatacagataatatacgtcgtcaatactaaatctaaaagtgcgggtataataataatcaataagaaataactatcgttgtctaggggataatgtattgtccgatggaaatataaaagtcactcagttcatgcaggcttcagcatttggttggagtcaagagagagtttttagaaacttgccagcttttcctttttatgatgtcgatccttcgaaatttcgttggtggcctcttctttagcgaagccgttcttccgtggtaaggccccaatcccaggcaacggaaaaggacgcacgcgagccctccaccggctgttgctattaaacgctgtcacgggatttctaacaTTTCTCCTGGAGCGTCTCAAGGGGTTGTTTCCCAGACccgcttttatccttactcacggggtcttagatgtcaatcaggttgggatgatgcaatccctcaaccagaccactccggtcattccctgagggcttcaatgaatagtacagtactcaatacacaattccgtctccaagagacaatggccgttattcgtggctttgtcttgctgaggggccaggacacattgcaAAAacctgaggattctctctcatttcctgggtcccagacccgaattaaaagccatcttgcgattctcaagaaggaggggacgaatttgtacccttcggcccgtgAGAGTTGTTGCACATTCGGaacagatgcaatgggacttgggagtgctcgtgcaggatacccttaaggttaacctccaggttgagtcggtggtgaagaaggcgaatgcaatgttggcattcatttctagaggaatagagtataggagcagggatgtgatgttgaggctgtataaggcactggtaaaacctcacttggaatactgtgtgcagttttgggctccttatttaagaaaggatgttctgacattggagagggttcagagaagattcactagaatgattccgggaatgagagggttaacatctGAAAAACATTTGACagttcttggactgtactccttggagtttagaagaatgagggggaacttcacagAAATATTTCTTATGTTAAAatgcatagacagagtggatgtggcaaagttgtttcccatggtgggggagtttagtacgagaggacatgacttaaggattgaagggcgaccattcagaacggagatgtgaagaaatttttttagccagagggtggtgaatctgtgaatttcttgcggcagtggatgtcaagtcattgggtgtatttaagacagagattgataggtatgtgagtagccagggcattaaaggtcatggtgagacggtgggggagtgggaataaatgggagaatggatcagctcatgataaaatgtcggagcagattcgaagggccgaatggccggcttctgctgctttgtcttatggtcttagttgaatgcaccagtatacgtaataaggatcttgtagcacaggtagagtttggcaggtacaaacttaggcaggcacgactttggtcgaaggaataaaagcagagacaattctgtaaaccgGGCGAAAActgaaaaatcagaggtgcaaagggacatgggtttccttgtgcaggattccctgaaggttaacttgcagtttgtgtcagtggtaagattggcaaactcaatgtttgctttcacttcgagaggattagagtacaagagcaaggatttaattctgaggttttaataaggcattggtcagaccacacttggagtattgtgagcagttttgggtcccttctatcggaaaacatgtactggcattggagagggtccagaagattcacaagaatgattccgggaatgaaataaTTAACATGTGAGGACTatctgatggttctgggcctgtactcacgggagtttagaggaatgtctgatttattatctccatcaatcctattctcccgcctcctctccataacattggagacactgaccaatcaagaagtttacttattaacttctgctttaaaaatcaaacatgagaaactctgcagatgctggtaatgcaagttacacaggtcctgatgaatggtctcgccagatctcgctgacacctgtctggagagagttgatgttgggaggatgttgggtcgagaacggtaagcacagcctccgactatagggatgtccatttcggacagagatgaggaggaattcctttatccacaggatagtgaatctgccacaggcagctgtggaggccaaataattgagtgtatttaaagcagagtaacacacacaaattgttgcgGGAATAGAaggccgggaagtttctgtggaaaagagtaaacagtcgacagttcagactgaaacacttcatcaggacctgtgttgcttaagggtcactgcaaattcatcccctgtactaatgaggggctgcgggggatggggttctgggaaaggggacaaagtcatcctcatctgccatctttgccccctctagcttctcattacctCTACACACGCAGTTCACCcacgggctttccacccctccccccacctggttcaatctgccattcatctctcccctactggttcccattatcaacTCCTTTACTGTcacaaaccatcacactgccccacttcacactcacaaatgaatgtgaacattgtatgacgggcctgttcctgtgctgtactgttctatgttctctgttcccagtttcgaagaatgagatgagatctcatgaaatcacaaaattctttcaggggtcaacaggcaggagtgagggaggatgtttcccctgttcaatggaaaacccttggggagacattagtttTTGACCCGCTTTCGTCGGGTCAaacctccccccgatccccggggccgcgctgcccgagtctccccccgatccccggggccgcgctgcccgagtctcccccgatccccggggccccgctgcccgagtctccccccgatccccgaggccgcgctgcccgagtctccccccgatccccggggccgcgctgcccgagtctccccccgatccccggggactctctaattctctgcttctccccccagtctctgtcaccctggatgtggaaacggcgcatccgtatctcgaggtgtctgaggatcggaagagtgtgagacggaccgggacccggaggaatctccctgacaccgggaagagattcacagaccggccttgtgtgctgggatcggagggattcacatcggggagacattactgggaggtggaggtgacgggaaATCGggtctggtgtctgggagtcgccgcagagtctgtgaagaggaagggacgggtcagtctgagtccggagaccagattctgggtcatcaggcgggttggtgacgtgttacatcgggattgtgacgtgtcCGGTGTCCCcccccccgagtcccgtctcgctgccggtcccatccccgggagggtgggagtttatctcagttacgagtccgggacagtttcattttacaacgcggagaccaagtcccatctccacaccttcactgggaataaattcacggggaaactttatcctttcttccggactgcggttgtaaaccagtggctgagaatctgctctggttccgctccgggtctgtaaacgggtcgggtcccgggaccggcgtcaggagtaaagtccctgtaaatataaatgtgcggagagtggagCTAAATACGTGACTAAGGAgacggtgcaggagggagggcttcatgtttctggacaattgggctttgttcccgggaaggtggggcctgtttcgaagggacggtttgcccctgaactggagggggactaacatcctttgcagagggaggggaaccagagtgttagagcagatagtgaggtggaggaggataaaggtcatgcgaggactgcatgtatagacagaaatcaaaggtttgtacattaggttgtaaattaattttcagagctttagaaattgtagaaaataaagatttccaaaaagattttgatgaagaacgtGACCAGAACAtttgtgaaaaagtggctacttcagttttacacctatcgcaataattgtcaaagttaggaaatattttggatagtttctcctttgttaaatagtaacagtgaacaattttaaattgaattaaacactgattggcacatatcaaagaagaattgaccatcttcattaacaaaggtcatattaagttctctctcccaatgttgtttaatttttagtgattaaggggatctttatttttgcatttatttatttttattttcatttattttgtgatggtcgattgaagaCTTTtttagagttaattagcaaatattctctctctcatacacacatactgcaatatcttcaggtcagacattttttacaaaaataattatctaagtttccatatatgcaagaatctgatttgttggatactgttttgaatatgaatcttttagtaagaggttccattagtagaatttataatttatttttaatacattaatacaaaaagttaacctcccacctaaggtttatacatgatagaaatattagttgtttcagacgtgatagagggggagggatgaaaggggtggggagtggcattactagtcagggaaaatatcacagctgtgcgtagacaggacagaccggaggatttgtctacagaggccatatgggtggagctgaggaacgggaaaggtgtgaccacactaataggggtgtattatagaccgcccaatagtcagagagaattggaggagtaaatctgtataaagatagtagaccgatgtaagaaacaggaagttgtaatattAGGGGATTTtacctttccacatattgactgggactcccaaacggtaaaagattcatattcaaaatagtatccaaaaaaatcagattcttgcatatatggaaacttagataattatttttgtaaaaaatgtctgacctgaagatattgcagtatgtgtgtatgagagagagaatatttgctaattaactctaaaATAGTCTTCAaacgaccatcacaaaataaatgaaaataaaaataaataaatgcaaaaataaagatccccttaatcactaaaaattaaaagggctagatggcttggagtttgtcaaatgttttcaggaaagttttctaaatcaatatatagaggtacctacgagagaggatgcaatacttgatctcctattaggaaaccagacagtcaggtgacagaagtatgtgtgggcgaacattttgggtccagtgaccataatgtcattagcttcaagttaattatggataaggatgggtctggtcctcaagttgaggttctaaattggagaagggtcaattttatggaaatgaaaaaggatctaggaagagtggattgggataattttttttcttgagaggatgtgttcagtaagtggaaggcctccaaatgtgaaattttgagggtgcagagtttgcattttcctgccagggttaaaggcaaagttaacaggcacagggaaccttggttttcaagggatattggcaatctggttaagaaaaagagagaagtgtacaGCAGGtaaaggcaacaaagagcaaatgagttacttgaagagtatagaaaacgtaagaaaatactaaagaaggaaatcaggaaggcaacaagaagacatgaggtggctttggcagataatgtgaaggaaaacctgaagggtttctacaagtatattaagagtaaaaggatagtaagggacaaaattggtcccctagaagatcagagtggtcgtctttgtgtggagcctcacgagatgggggagatcttaaacagtttttttgcatcagtatttactcaggaaactggcatagtgtatatggaaggaagggaaacaagcagtagtgtcatggaacatttgtagattaaagaggaggaggtgcttgctgccttacagcgaataaaggtagatgaATCCCCCGGACCTGACTTGATATTTTCTCAGActttgagagagactagagtagaatttgcaggggccctgacagaaatatttaaaatgtcctcagccacgggtgcactgccagaggattggagggtagctcatgttattccgttgtttaaaaaaggctccaatagtaaaccaggtaattacaggccagtgagcctgacatcagtagtatgtaagtTATTGGaggatgttctgagagatcggatttacaagtatttggacagccaatggctgattaaggatagtcagtacggctttgtgcatggtagatcgtgtttaatgaatctcgaAGAGTTTCTCGAGGTGGTTACCAactaagtaggtgaaggaaaggctgtggatgttgtccacatgaactttagtaaggcctttgacaaggtcccacatgggaggttagttcagaaagttcagacatgaggtatccatggagagtttgaagagtgcagagatttactaggatgttgccaggtcttcaggagttgatgtacagggaaagattgaacaggttaggactatattccttgaagcgtagaagaatgaggggagatttgatagaggtttacaaaattatgtggggtatagatagtaaatgcgagtaagttctttccatttagattaggaaagataaatatgagaggacatggttttagggtgaaaggggaaaggtttagggggaacattaggaggatcttcactgagagagtggtgggagtgtggaacgagctgccatctgacatggtaaatgcaggctcactcttaagttttaagaataaattggatagatacctggatgggagaggtctggagggttatggactgggtgcaggtcaatgggacgagcagaataaagtttccgcacagactagaagcaccaaatggcctgttttctgtgctgcagtgttctatggttctatggagtgaaataaacacgacataagaattgtcgatcgattaagttcatctgccatttctttgtcccccattactacttcaccagcatcattttccagtggtccagtatcaactctcatctccctttcactcttcatgtaactgaaaactaaacttttagtatcctgatttatattattggccagtttgccctcatatttcgtcttgaccattcttatggcttttttcattgccttttgttggattttaagagcatcccaataatccaaca from Hemitrygon akajei unplaced genomic scaffold, sHemAka1.3 Scf000083, whole genome shotgun sequence includes:
- the LOC140722682 gene encoding E3 ubiquitin-protein ligase TRIM39-like, translated to MEKNLLKIQENIRIIQEEITKLKEQMDQKDSVMFLKEEAHQNRRISDDVQELSVTNEALPVEKFDRFYLLNTVLRETLDAINRVSVTLDVETAHPYLEVSEDRKSVRRTGTRRNLPDTGKRFTDRPCVLGSEGFTSGRHYWEVEVTGNRVWCLGVAAESVKRKGRVSLSPETRFWVIRRVGDVLHRDCDVSGVPPPESRLAAGPIPGRVGVYLSYESGTVSFYNAETKSHLHTFTGNKFTGKLYPFFRTAVVNQWLRICSGSAPGL